In one Thermodesulfobacteriota bacterium genomic region, the following are encoded:
- the flgC gene encoding flagellar basal body rod protein FlgC: MDFLTAMEIAKSGLTAERARLNITAMNIANANTTRTMEGGPYRAKSVVFRATPLAEPVPAFGEVLDTARGRLRKVEVTEVLEDETAFKEVFDPGHPDADENGIVRFPNVEVAEQMVDMISAQRAYDANVTALDSVKAMALRALDISR; this comes from the coding sequence ATGGACTTTCTCACCGCCATGGAGATCGCGAAGAGCGGCCTGACCGCGGAAAGGGCCCGGCTCAACATCACGGCGATGAACATCGCCAATGCCAACACCACCCGCACCATGGAGGGTGGGCCCTACCGGGCCAAGTCGGTGGTCTTCCGGGCCACCCCCCTGGCCGAGCCGGTACCGGCCTTCGGTGAGGTGCTGGACACCGCCCGCGGCCGGCTGCGCAAGGTGGAGGTGACCGAGGTGCTGGAGGACGAGACCGCCTTCAAGGAGGTGTTCGATCCTGGCCATCCGGACGCCGACGAGAACGGCATCGTCCGCTTTCCCAACGTGGAGGTGGCCGAGCAGATGGTGGACATGATCTCGGCGCAGCGGGCCTACGACGCCAACGTCACCGCCCTGGACAGCGTCAAAGCCATGGCGCTCCGGGCCCTGGATATCAGCCGGTAA